Sequence from the Scyliorhinus canicula chromosome 7, sScyCan1.1, whole genome shotgun sequence genome:
ACAAGGGATACCTGGACAGCCTGGACCTGGAGGACTCCCAGGCGTAACAAAAGCAGGTTTGAACGGTCTTCCAGGAGCACCAGGAGGCCCAGGTAAACAAGGATTCTCAGGTGAACCAGGGTCTCAAGGTTTTCCAGGGCCACGTGGAGTTCAAGGACCTCCAGGAATGCCAGGTATCGGAAAACCAGGTTTAGATGGACTTCCTGGTCAACCTGGTTTTCCAGGGGGAAAAGGTGATAAAGGACTTCCAGGTTTACCAGGGCCTCCCGGAATGCCTGGAGTAGGAAAACCAGGGTTTCCTGCACCAAAAGGTGAACGTGGTCAGACCGGGCCTCCAGGAATGCAAGGCTATAAGGGTGAACCTGGGCCTGCCGGTATTTCTGGAATTCCTGCTCCTCAAGGAGCACGAGGACTGCCAGGGCTTCCTGGGCAAAGTGGGCCACCAGGTGGTTTAGGTTTTCCAGGTGTCAAAGGAGAGTTTGGGCCACCTGGCCTTCAAGGTCCTCAAGGACCAAAAGGGGAAGCAGGTCCACAGGGTTTGGCAGGTATGCCAGGATATGCTGGGGAAGAAGGACAACCTGGTTTAAGAGGTTTGCCAGGACCAATAGGACCAAAAGGAGATTTAGGACACAAAGGCCCATCTGGTTTACCTGGACGTCCAGGACTACCAGGCTTAAAAGGGGAAATTGGGTTTCGTGGAGAGAAAGGTATCCAAGGTCCTACTGGAATACCAGGCATTTCTGGTCCAGGAGGTCCAATAGGGCCTCCAGGTCTTCCTGGACAAAAAGGTGATAAAGGATTACCAGGGCCACCAGGGATACCTGGCATAGGAAAGCCAGGAGTTCCAGGACACATTGGACCAACAGGAAAACCTGGTCCAGAAGGTATTCAAGGATTATCAGGAGCACCTGGCCCTCCTGGCCCTCCAGGACCTCCGGGCCCACCAACTGTTCAACCAGACATAAGACAGTTCCAACTTCCAGAGATGGGGCCAGGAATTGATGGCATTAAGGCACCACAAGGATATATCACTCAACCAAGTAAAAAAGGGAAACATGTAGGAATTAGTCCAGAGATGCCTGCATTTACTGCTAAACTGACGACACCTTTCCCACCCGTAGGAACTCCTGTCAAGTTTG
This genomic interval carries:
- the LOC119968865 gene encoding collagen alpha-1(VIII) chain-like; translation: MAVPLVPVQLLTVTIHLFLAGSIHGGAYYQMKQVPQQLPQMQVHGQVPHLMHLRKEGPHLQHMGKEMPHMPMYRKELPYMPRYGKDVPQMHVFGKDVMPRKEAKEMMPTFPSALKGEKGPSGEPGARGPSGPPGLPGLPGRGIQGPIGKPGLPGQPGLPSVGKPGMPGMPGKPGEMGLSGYKGGMGPKGEHGPMGPPGPQGLPGPSGIPGFGKPGRPGLPGKQGQRGEPGQRGFPGLPGPVGPKGQPGISVPGLPGLRGPQGIPGQPGPGGLPGVTKAGLNGLPGAPGGPGKQGFSGEPGSQGFPGPRGVQGPPGMPGIGKPGLDGLPGQPGFPGGKGDKGLPGLPGPPGMPGVGKPGFPAPKGERGQTGPPGMQGYKGEPGPAGISGIPAPQGARGLPGLPGQSGPPGGLGFPGVKGEFGPPGLQGPQGPKGEAGPQGLAGMPGYAGEEGQPGLRGLPGPIGPKGDLGHKGPSGLPGRPGLPGLKGEIGFRGEKGIQGPTGIPGISGPGGPIGPPGLPGQKGDKGLPGPPGIPGIGKPGVPGHIGPTGKPGPEGIQGLSGAPGPPGPPGPPGPPTVQPDIRQFQLPEMGPGIDGIKAPQGYITQPSKKGKHVGISPEMPAFTAKLTTPFPPVGTPVKFDKILYNGRQGYNPQTGIFTCEIPGIYYFSYHVHCKGANVWVALYKNNEPQMYTYDEYKKGILDQASGSSVLELMHGDKVWMQLPSEQAAGLFSGPYVHSSFSGYLLYPM